A part of Paroedura picta isolate Pp20150507F chromosome 7, Ppicta_v3.0, whole genome shotgun sequence genomic DNA contains:
- the SGTB gene encoding small glutamine-rich tetratricopeptide repeat-containing protein beta yields MSSVKRLVYSVINFLREQSQMDTFSSDEQESLEVAIQCLETVFKINLEDSHLAIPVRLTDMFADCCHKNDILPLSDSLPEDIEKADQLKDEGNNHMKEENYGAAVDCYNQAIELDPNNAVYYCNRAAAQSKLNNYNEAIKDCERAIAIDPKYSKAYGRMGLALTSMNKYQEAINSYRKALDLDPENDSYKSNLKVAEQKLRDVASPIGTGLSFDMASLINNPAFISMAASLMQNPQVQQLMSGMMSNAIGGPAAGVGGLTDLSSLIHAGQQFAQQIQQQNPELIEQLRNHVRSRSFSGSTEEHS; encoded by the exons ATGTCATCTGTCAAACGCCTTGTATACTCGGTCATCAATTTCTTGCGAGAACAGAGTCAGATGGATACTTTCAGTTCAGATGAACAAGAAAGCCTGGAAG TGGCAATTCAGTGTTtggaaacagtttttaaaatcaaTCTGGAAGATTCTCATCTTGCAATACCAGTACGCTTGACAGACATGTTTGCAGACTGTTGTCATAAG AACGATATACTGCCTCTCTCAGATTCTTTGCCCGAGGATATTGAGAAAGCTGACCAGCTGAAAGATGAAG GTAATAATCACATGAAGGAAGAAAATTATGGGGCTGCAGTGGATTGTTATAATCAGGCTATAGAACTGGATCCCAATAATGCTGTCTATTATTGCAACAG AGCTGCTGCTCAGAGCAAACTGAACAATTACAATGAAGCAATAAAAGACTGTGAAAGAGCAATAGCAATAGATCCAAAATACAGCAAAGCATATGGGAGAATGGG ATTGGCTCTGACTTCAATGAACAAATACCAGGAAGCAATCAACAGTTACCGAAAAGCACTGGACCTTGATCCAGAAAATGACTCTTATAAATCAAATCTGAAAGTAGCTGAGCAAAAATTAAGAGATGTGGCCAGTCCA ATTGGAACTGGATTGAGTTTTGATATGGCAAGCTTGATAAACAACCCTGCCTTCATTAGTATG GCAGCAAGTTTAATGCAGAACCCACAAGTTCAACAACT GATGTCTGGGATGATGTCAAATGCTATcggaggccctgctgctggtgtTGGTGGTCTCACAGATTTGTCAAGCCTCATACATGC gggaCAGCAGTTTGCACAACAGatacagcagcaaaacccagagctcATAGAGCAGCTGCGAAACCACGTCCGAAGCAGATCTTTCAGTGGCAGCACAGAGGAGCACTCCTGA